A genomic stretch from Leptospira licerasiae serovar Varillal str. VAR 010 includes:
- a CDS encoding HEAT repeat domain-containing protein, whose translation MFAPLNFRFLFPGLLLIASFGVWFSPILAQTPEDTNNTSDVGNSSSDTEDTSASDNQETDKKKPKKQVLDPESKRYNDLLKTGLLKVFEAEATHNYARLKHFGLTHPIPRVRAAVALALGRLKNPVGVNILHKMIDRDGEWVRQAAYKGLADIGSRRSLDYFYVGAKSSDREIRVASFRGMGKTLDPGAREVLLKKGLKSDDKEIVKATLLGLGYYQVPEDLRIFIDYLNSEDEEFQKAAVEALGRHKTRTSMKILEDSFKDKTNLRNQILDTLTEQKNSFAIFALLRILNANVDSENIVNEISARLYKLKAVGKYMTITSDNTPLLREPYVGAPKIRDLEAGEVGKVIKKHSVAYIIPIEGQRIEDFYYKVLVNTKYKDAFTETVQGWVFGKYIQVRTISMPKEEKEKKKKPKRPSILDDMETSDPAPNTENSN comes from the coding sequence ATGTTTGCCCCATTGAATTTCAGATTTTTATTTCCAGGCTTATTACTGATTGCGTCCTTTGGAGTCTGGTTCTCGCCAATTCTTGCTCAAACTCCCGAAGATACTAACAATACTTCAGACGTAGGGAATAGTTCCTCTGACACCGAGGATACTTCCGCTTCCGATAACCAAGAAACAGATAAGAAAAAACCTAAAAAGCAGGTCTTGGACCCTGAATCGAAACGTTATAATGATCTTTTAAAAACCGGATTGTTGAAAGTTTTTGAAGCGGAAGCAACTCACAATTACGCCAGGCTAAAACATTTCGGACTAACTCATCCTATTCCAAGAGTAAGAGCTGCAGTGGCTTTGGCTTTGGGAAGATTGAAAAACCCGGTCGGTGTTAATATTTTACATAAAATGATAGATCGAGATGGAGAATGGGTGCGTCAAGCTGCATATAAAGGCCTTGCAGATATCGGTTCCAGACGTTCATTAGATTATTTTTATGTAGGAGCCAAGTCCTCCGACAGAGAGATTAGAGTGGCTTCTTTCCGGGGAATGGGAAAAACATTAGATCCCGGAGCAAGAGAAGTTCTCTTAAAAAAAGGTCTTAAGTCCGACGATAAGGAAATCGTAAAGGCAACTCTTTTAGGTCTGGGATATTACCAAGTTCCGGAAGACCTTCGCATATTTATAGATTATCTAAATTCGGAAGACGAAGAATTCCAAAAAGCTGCAGTGGAAGCTTTGGGTAGGCATAAGACCAGGACTTCCATGAAAATTTTGGAAGATTCTTTCAAAGATAAGACAAACCTGAGAAATCAGATCCTGGACACTTTAACTGAACAGAAGAATTCGTTCGCGATCTTTGCATTATTAAGAATTTTGAATGCTAATGTTGATTCCGAAAATATAGTAAACGAGATCAGTGCAAGACTGTATAAGTTAAAAGCTGTCGGAAAATATATGACTATTACTTCCGATAATACTCCTCTTTTAAGAGAGCCTTATGTAGGGGCTCCTAAGATCCGCGACTTGGAAGCGGGAGAGGTTGGAAAAGTCATAAAAAAACATTCGGTTGCTTATATCATTCCGATCGAAGGCCAAAGGATCGAAGACTTTTATTATAAAGTCTTAGTAAATACCAAATACAAGGATGCATTTACTGAAACAGTCCAAGGTTGGGTCTTTGGAAAATATATCCAAGTCAGAACTATTTCTATGCCTAAGGAAGAAAAAGAAAAGAAGAAGAAACCGAAAAGGCCTTCTATTCTGGATGATATGGAAACTTCCGATCCGGCTCCGAATACAGAAAATTCTAATTAA
- the hflX gene encoding GTPase HflX: MQRLKKLSERRIRENVIITPEVSRTLTELSFEISRQIGILIDRNGYVTHVIVGSDSSIDIPWLDRIRTSEARLRGLRLVHSHLKEESLNQEDLTDLALLRLDYITAVTMDEKGLPKSYYSAHVNPEDEEGEPWTVLPKKVPGQLEEGILDEILDIESRMTRYRKNLKGAQKENRAFLVGVYPENNRVRPPAQSIEELKELCRTAGVHVVDSFIQRKNRLDPSTVLGKGKLEEIVLKAIQKQVELLVFDLELTPSQAKKISDYADLKVLDRTQLILDIFARNATSRDGKLQVELAQLKYLKGRLSELDDNMSRLTGGIGGRGPGETKLEIGKRRVEERISRLEQELKSLKKRREIARRRRKKNEIPVCGIVGYTNAGKSTLLNAMTNSSVLSEDKLFATLDPTSRRIRFPEEREIIISDTVGFIHDLPPELSNAFKATLEELGDSDLLVHVVDVSNPEFRQQMEAVETILEDLNLSDIPRILVFNKIDGLPEEARNELLREADLDTIYVSATKGFGLNTLLNRIEERIYSQAEAKLSSSKLWEEDEDWEEETEKTYV, encoded by the coding sequence ATCCAAAGACTCAAAAAACTCTCCGAGCGTAGAATTCGGGAAAACGTGATCATCACGCCCGAAGTTTCCAGAACACTCACAGAACTTTCCTTCGAAATCAGCAGACAAATCGGAATCTTAATAGATCGAAACGGATACGTTACTCACGTGATCGTGGGATCGGACAGTTCCATCGATATTCCTTGGTTGGATCGTATCAGGACATCCGAAGCAAGATTAAGAGGCCTAAGACTGGTACATAGCCATCTCAAAGAAGAAAGCCTGAACCAAGAAGATCTTACGGACTTAGCTTTATTACGTTTAGATTATATAACTGCAGTCACAATGGACGAGAAGGGCCTTCCTAAATCTTATTATTCCGCACACGTAAATCCCGAAGACGAAGAGGGAGAACCATGGACAGTCCTTCCTAAAAAAGTTCCGGGACAATTGGAAGAAGGTATACTGGACGAAATTCTAGATATCGAAAGCAGGATGACCAGATATCGCAAAAATCTAAAAGGCGCTCAAAAAGAAAATAGGGCCTTTTTAGTAGGAGTATATCCGGAAAATAATAGGGTACGTCCTCCTGCACAATCCATCGAAGAACTAAAAGAGCTCTGCAGGACTGCTGGAGTCCATGTAGTAGATTCGTTTATCCAACGAAAAAATCGTTTAGATCCTTCCACAGTATTAGGAAAAGGTAAACTAGAAGAGATAGTATTAAAAGCGATCCAGAAACAAGTGGAACTATTAGTATTCGATCTGGAGCTCACTCCTTCTCAAGCAAAGAAGATCTCGGACTATGCAGATCTTAAAGTTTTAGATAGAACCCAATTGATCTTGGATATTTTTGCAAGGAATGCAACAAGCAGGGACGGTAAACTCCAAGTAGAACTTGCCCAATTAAAATATCTGAAAGGAAGGCTTTCCGAGTTGGACGATAATATGTCCAGGCTTACCGGGGGAATAGGCGGAAGAGGACCTGGAGAAACAAAACTCGAGATCGGAAAACGTAGAGTAGAAGAAAGAATTTCCAGGCTGGAACAAGAACTTAAATCCTTAAAAAAGAGAAGAGAGATCGCAAGAAGAAGACGTAAAAAAAACGAGATCCCTGTTTGTGGTATCGTAGGTTATACAAACGCAGGAAAATCCACCTTACTGAACGCGATGACAAATTCCTCCGTATTATCCGAAGACAAGTTATTCGCAACCTTGGATCCAACTTCCAGAAGAATTCGGTTCCCGGAAGAAAGAGAGATCATTATCTCCGATACAGTAGGATTTATCCACGATCTTCCCCCGGAACTTTCCAATGCATTCAAAGCGACACTGGAAGAATTGGGAGATTCCGATTTATTAGTCCACGTAGTAGATGTTTCCAATCCGGAATTCAGACAGCAAATGGAAGCAGTCGAAACTATATTAGAAGATTTGAATCTGTCGGATATACCTAGGATTTTAGTATTCAACAAGATAGACGGTTTACCAGAAGAAGCAAGGAACGAACTTTTAAGGGAGGCGGATCTGGATACGATCTATGTCTCCGCCACCAAAGGTTTCGGATTAAACACTCTGCTGAACCGGATAGAAGAGAGAATATACTCACAGGCAGAGGCAAAACTCTCCAGCTCTAAACTTTGGGAAGAAGATGAAGATTGGGAAGAGGAAACGGAAAAAACCTACGTTTGA
- the murB gene encoding UDP-N-acetylmuramate dehydrogenase has translation MAILSEIQIRELKNSLENSGLPYRENQDLSVNCSFKIGGISPLIVEPETREQILETLSLFKRLEMPWKILGGGTNILISDHPDDFVILKLSGGFKEYKDLGEGYFQVGAATNTTPVFRQISQKGYTGAEFLSTIPGWTGGAVIQNAGCYGGELFDLIQEVEFLRNGEVLKRKPSEIEHGYRFTEFLKRKDSIILSVLIKLKRGNLEEIEASLKEKRDKRNSSQPQNKKSAGSMFKNPKVFDEHGKEIKAWQFIDKVGLRGLQIGGAQISPEHCNFIVNIGGAKASDVYGLVNTVQEKVEKETGVILQREVEYFGSIP, from the coding sequence GTGGCTATTCTTTCCGAAATACAGATCCGAGAACTAAAGAATTCCTTAGAGAATTCCGGTCTACCCTACCGGGAAAATCAGGATTTGAGCGTCAATTGCTCCTTTAAGATCGGAGGAATATCCCCACTCATAGTCGAGCCAGAAACCCGAGAACAAATCCTAGAAACTCTTTCTTTATTCAAAAGACTGGAAATGCCGTGGAAGATCCTTGGAGGTGGGACTAATATTCTGATCTCAGATCATCCGGATGATTTTGTGATCCTAAAACTTTCCGGAGGATTCAAGGAATACAAAGATCTGGGAGAAGGGTACTTCCAAGTTGGAGCTGCAACCAACACGACTCCGGTGTTTCGCCAAATCTCTCAGAAAGGATATACCGGAGCAGAGTTCCTAAGCACTATCCCCGGTTGGACTGGCGGAGCGGTCATCCAAAATGCAGGTTGTTATGGAGGAGAACTTTTTGATCTCATCCAAGAAGTGGAATTTTTAAGGAACGGAGAAGTTCTCAAAAGAAAACCTTCTGAGATAGAACACGGCTATAGATTTACGGAGTTCTTAAAAAGAAAAGATTCCATTATTCTTTCCGTTCTGATCAAATTGAAACGGGGAAATTTAGAGGAGATCGAAGCTTCTCTAAAGGAAAAACGGGACAAACGGAATTCTTCTCAGCCCCAGAATAAAAAAAGCGCCGGTTCTATGTTCAAAAACCCAAAGGTATTCGACGAACATGGAAAAGAGATCAAAGCTTGGCAATTTATAGACAAGGTAGGCCTAAGAGGTTTACAAATAGGTGGAGCCCAGATCTCGCCGGAACATTGTAATTTTATAGTGAATATCGGAGGAGCAAAGGCTTCCGATGTGTATGGACTTGTAAATACTGTCCAAGAAAAAGTGGAAAAAGAAACCGGTGTGATATTACAAAGAGAAGTGGAATACTTCGGTTCCATTCCCTAA
- a CDS encoding TetR/AcrR family transcriptional regulator, translating to MPVVRDPEDKKERILTSALRLFTEKGFEGTPIPDLAKDAGIGAGTIYRYYKNKEELVNELYRFWKNKLRETLAENYPEKAKSKDLFVHLWKALANFYHRYPEAFEFLELHYHSPYLDQASKKATSQTMEFICTFLEQARAKGDIKSDLGSMELVSLCYGSFVGMVKMAKGGYIQLSAETLQASGLTLWKALAK from the coding sequence ATGCCAGTAGTTCGAGATCCGGAAGATAAAAAAGAAAGAATACTCACCTCTGCCTTAAGGTTATTCACCGAAAAAGGTTTTGAAGGAACTCCTATACCGGATCTAGCCAAAGACGCAGGTATAGGTGCCGGGACCATATATAGATATTATAAAAATAAAGAAGAATTGGTAAACGAACTCTATCGTTTCTGGAAAAACAAACTGAGAGAAACTCTCGCAGAAAATTATCCTGAAAAAGCAAAATCCAAAGACTTATTCGTTCATCTGTGGAAGGCGCTTGCAAATTTCTACCACCGTTATCCGGAAGCATTCGAATTTTTAGAATTACACTATCATTCTCCGTATTTGGACCAAGCCAGCAAAAAAGCGACCTCTCAAACTATGGAGTTTATTTGCACATTCTTAGAACAAGCAAGAGCAAAAGGAGATATTAAATCCGACCTCGGCTCTATGGAACTTGTTTCCTTATGTTATGGAAGTTTTGTGGGAATGGTGAAAATGGCCAAGGGCGGTTATATCCAACTTTCCGCAGAGACTTTACAGGCTTCCGGTTTAACTCTCTGGAAGGCATTGGCAAAATAA
- a CDS encoding TetR/AcrR family transcriptional regulator has product MENSPLIETLGMSSDPEFTPDQDPVYETNKESPLHKKQDDSKEKIIRSALKLFAERGFFETRIPEISAHAKVGVGTMYRHFRNKDHLFNETFRISIQEFSEFLDRSISKNLSPKEQFFDFWKGLGLFSQGKLDQLIMIERNLSSYILDEESTQDAAALKQKISEYFAPAQNDQNLNLLYPSLILGSFTGVLRFHRTQENNIEPFLMEQSAEMLWEGFSKVRQSPTSKKKEKQTKKL; this is encoded by the coding sequence ATGGAAAATAGTCCCTTGATAGAAACCCTAGGTATGTCCTCGGATCCTGAGTTCACACCCGATCAGGATCCCGTATACGAAACAAACAAGGAGTCTCCATTACATAAGAAACAAGATGACTCTAAAGAAAAAATCATACGTTCCGCTCTTAAGCTGTTTGCAGAAAGAGGATTTTTCGAAACAAGGATCCCTGAAATTTCTGCTCATGCAAAAGTTGGAGTTGGAACAATGTATCGCCACTTCCGAAATAAGGATCATCTTTTTAACGAAACATTTAGGATCTCGATCCAAGAGTTTTCCGAGTTCTTAGATAGATCCATATCTAAGAACTTATCTCCGAAGGAACAGTTTTTCGATTTTTGGAAAGGACTTGGACTATTCTCTCAAGGTAAATTGGATCAATTGATCATGATAGAAAGAAATCTATCTTCCTATATACTGGATGAAGAAAGCACACAAGATGCAGCGGCCTTAAAACAGAAAATTTCAGAATACTTTGCGCCTGCTCAGAATGACCAAAACCTAAACCTACTTTATCCTTCTCTCATCTTAGGTTCTTTTACCGGGGTTCTACGCTTTCATAGAACTCAGGAAAACAATATTGAACCTTTTCTCATGGAACAATCCGCGGAGATGTTATGGGAAGGTTTTTCTAAGGTTCGCCAATCCCCAACTTCTAAAAAGAAAGAAAAACAGACAAAAAAGCTCTGA
- the gpmI gene encoding 2,3-bisphosphoglycerate-independent phosphoglycerate mutase produces the protein MQLKKKTPFSPRKVLFVILDGVGYTPKGPEFGNAIAGANLPFLNKLWKESPTILLKAHGTAVGMPSDEDMGNSEVGHNVLGCGRIFDQGAKLVNNSIAEGLLFEGKAWKEIVENTKSKNSTLHLIGLFSDGNVHAHIDHTKSLIEAAIREKVPKIRLHILLDGRDVPEKSALEYLIPFEEWLTTLRSKGADVKIASGGGRMTITMDRYEADWAMVERGWKIHVHGEGRSFSDAKTAIETFRKEDPTIIDQYLPSFVIEESGKPVGKIVSGDSVVFTNFRGDRAIEISQAFTQKNFNKFDRGDFPEVCYAGMMQYDGDLQLPERFLVSPPAIDRTLGEYMAKSGINQYALSETQKYGHVTFFWNGNRSGKFDPKSEEYKEIPSDVIPFDQTPEMKARAITAELEKVLGENHSEFYRINFPNGDMVGHTGNYQATVKAMEFLDECMSSLAEACKKSNVVLLVSADHGNADEMYQLDKKGNVEKDKEGKPVPKTSHTLNPVPFSVLDPEGKIKLRTDLKDPGLANVAATILDIMGYETPEGYHPSLLAK, from the coding sequence ATGCAACTGAAGAAAAAAACTCCCTTCTCTCCCCGAAAGGTATTATTCGTAATTTTAGACGGCGTTGGTTATACTCCTAAAGGCCCCGAATTCGGGAATGCGATTGCAGGTGCCAATCTTCCTTTTCTCAATAAACTTTGGAAAGAATCCCCCACCATCCTTTTAAAAGCGCACGGAACCGCAGTTGGTATGCCTTCCGACGAGGATATGGGAAACTCCGAAGTGGGGCATAATGTTCTGGGCTGCGGGCGTATTTTCGATCAGGGCGCTAAGCTAGTCAATAACTCTATCGCCGAAGGATTGTTATTCGAGGGAAAAGCTTGGAAAGAAATTGTAGAAAATACTAAATCCAAAAATTCCACATTACATTTGATCGGTCTTTTTTCAGACGGAAATGTTCATGCACATATCGATCATACGAAATCTTTGATAGAGGCTGCAATACGTGAAAAGGTCCCGAAAATCAGATTGCATATTCTTCTAGATGGAAGGGACGTTCCTGAAAAGTCCGCTTTAGAATATCTTATTCCTTTCGAAGAATGGCTGACAACGCTCAGATCTAAAGGTGCGGACGTAAAGATCGCGTCCGGCGGGGGAAGAATGACGATCACTATGGACCGTTACGAAGCGGATTGGGCTATGGTGGAAAGAGGATGGAAGATCCATGTCCATGGAGAAGGTCGGAGCTTTTCCGATGCAAAAACTGCGATAGAAACTTTTAGAAAAGAAGATCCAACGATAATCGATCAATACCTTCCAAGCTTTGTGATAGAAGAATCAGGAAAGCCGGTTGGAAAAATTGTCAGTGGAGACTCGGTAGTATTTACGAATTTCAGAGGAGACAGAGCTATCGAGATCTCCCAAGCATTCACTCAGAAAAATTTCAACAAATTTGACAGAGGCGATTTTCCGGAGGTATGTTACGCGGGAATGATGCAATACGACGGGGATCTTCAATTACCCGAAAGATTTTTAGTAAGCCCTCCTGCAATTGATCGTACTCTAGGCGAATACATGGCCAAGTCCGGGATTAACCAATATGCGTTATCCGAAACACAGAAATACGGACATGTGACATTCTTTTGGAACGGAAATCGCTCCGGTAAGTTCGATCCTAAAAGCGAAGAATATAAGGAGATCCCTTCCGATGTAATTCCATTCGACCAAACTCCCGAGATGAAAGCGCGGGCGATTACAGCGGAACTCGAAAAAGTTTTAGGAGAAAATCATTCGGAATTCTATAGGATCAATTTCCCGAATGGGGATATGGTCGGTCACACTGGAAATTACCAAGCCACAGTAAAGGCTATGGAATTCCTGGACGAATGTATGAGCAGTCTTGCAGAAGCATGCAAAAAAAGTAATGTAGTTTTATTGGTGAGCGCAGACCACGGAAACGCGGATGAGATGTACCAACTTGATAAAAAAGGGAATGTAGAGAAGGATAAAGAGGGTAAACCTGTTCCTAAAACTTCTCATACTTTAAATCCTGTTCCATTTAGCGTTTTGGACCCTGAAGGTAAGATCAAGTTAAGAACGGACCTGAAAGATCCTGGACTCGCGAATGTTGCGGCTACGATCTTGGATATTATGGGATACGAAACGCCGGAAGGATATCATCCTAGTTTGTTAGCTAAGTAA